One window of Aerococcus tenax genomic DNA carries:
- the lspA gene encoding signal peptidase II — protein sequence MFFYLLSIILVIIDQMIKAWTVNHIALNETIPFIPNLLSLHYLQNRGAAWGMLAGHMWLFIPITLLVSGLIIYYYHHDNVRHPLYVASLSLLLAGAVGNFIDRVRLGYVVDMFKLEFIDFPVFNFADTCLSLGVIFFIIYLLFFESKEE from the coding sequence ATGTTTTTTTATCTCTTAAGCATTATCTTAGTGATTATTGATCAAATGATAAAAGCGTGGACGGTGAATCATATCGCCTTAAATGAAACGATCCCTTTTATTCCTAATCTTTTATCCTTACATTATTTACAAAATCGTGGGGCAGCCTGGGGAATGCTTGCTGGTCATATGTGGCTATTTATTCCCATTACTTTACTCGTTAGTGGCCTAATCATTTATTATTACCACCATGACAATGTCCGCCATCCCTTATATGTGGCTAGTTTATCCTTATTGCTTGCAGGGGCTGTAGGAAATTTTATTGACCGTGTTCGCTTGGGCTATGTCGTGGATATGTTTAAACTAGAGTTTATAGATTTTCCCGTTTTTAATTTTGCAGATACTTGTTTAAGTTTGGGAGTAATTTTCTTTATCATTTACTTATTATTCTTTGAATCAAAAGAGGAGTGA
- a CDS encoding RluA family pseudouridine synthase produces the protein MLEKSYEYHDDQSLRLDRYLSQRLDSYSRSEIAQWIKTGQVKVNKQIVKPSYRLNPMDKISLAVEEEEKLPIVGESIDLDIVYEDEDLLVVNKAKGMVVHPSKGHLSGTLVNALLDYAQKNHFTLSDLGDYYRPGIVHRLDKDTSGLMVVAKSDQAYQALLEDLANHQVDRKYLALIYGHLPDKQGTIDIPLRRHPKDRMRYVGDPLGKEAVTYFKQIAQVENYALLRLSLETGRTHQIRAHLAYLEHPVVDDPLYAKAYQQRFFSQQGQCLHAYELSFNHPITKEKLRFQVKPPKNFMTILDKVLPNYDLHLEE, from the coding sequence ATGCTTGAGAAAAGCTATGAATATCATGATGATCAGAGTCTGCGTTTGGATCGTTATTTGAGTCAGCGTTTAGATAGTTATAGTCGTAGTGAGATCGCCCAATGGATTAAAACGGGTCAAGTGAAAGTGAATAAGCAAATAGTTAAGCCCAGTTACCGTTTAAACCCTATGGATAAGATCTCCTTAGCGGTTGAGGAAGAAGAGAAACTTCCTATAGTGGGAGAGTCAATCGATCTAGACATCGTTTATGAAGATGAAGATTTGTTAGTGGTTAACAAAGCCAAAGGAATGGTCGTTCATCCCTCCAAGGGTCACTTAAGCGGAACCTTGGTCAACGCCTTATTAGACTATGCCCAAAAAAATCATTTTACATTGAGTGACTTAGGCGATTATTATCGGCCAGGAATTGTTCATCGGCTGGATAAAGATACCAGTGGTCTAATGGTAGTCGCAAAATCAGACCAAGCTTATCAAGCTTTGCTGGAAGACTTGGCTAATCATCAAGTGGATAGAAAATACCTGGCTCTTATTTATGGTCATTTACCGGATAAGCAGGGGACGATTGATATCCCCTTGCGCCGTCATCCTAAAGACCGGATGCGCTATGTGGGCGATCCATTAGGTAAAGAAGCAGTGACCTATTTCAAGCAAATCGCTCAAGTGGAAAATTATGCCTTGCTGCGCTTAAGCTTGGAAACTGGTCGTACCCACCAGATCAGGGCCCACCTAGCTTACCTAGAGCATCCTGTTGTCGATGACCCACTCTACGCCAAAGCCTATCAGCAGCGATTTTTTAGTCAGCAGGGACAATGTCTCCATGCCTATGAACTATCATTCAATCATCCGATCACTAAAGAAAAACTTCGCTTTCAGGTTAAGCCGCCTAAGAACTTTATGACCATATTAGATAAGGTCTTACCCAACTATGATTTACACTTGGAGGAGTAA
- a CDS encoding YneF family protein produces the protein MSNFAWIIIIIITLIIGMILGFFIARRYMMNYFQDNPPISADMIRTMMAQMGQKPSEKRVQQIINSMKKTKK, from the coding sequence ATGTCAAATTTCGCTTGGATTATTATTATCATTATTACTTTGATTATCGGTATGATCTTAGGTTTCTTTATTGCTCGTCGTTATATGATGAACTATTTCCAAGATAACCCACCAATTTCAGCTGATATGATTCGGACTATGATGGCACAAATGGGGCAAAAACCATCCGAAAAACGTGTCCAACAAATTATTAATTCTATGAAAAAAACGAAAAAATAA
- a CDS encoding lysophospholipid acyltransferase family protein: MWFYNFMAYLVKGLIRIVNGKPELSYHEDYDPDQQYLIVAPHRSILDPVIIGIHTLPKPVHFLAKQELFSSALVNWCLDHLGVMPVDRENPSMASLKSAVTELKKGEDNVGLFPTGSRYSTEIKDGAAVLAKMGKVNILPVAYQGPIHISGLFSRKRQNRVKFRVGKPIYLPAGKKLSKEELKEIDQQIGQAFQEIDREIDPNYHYDLEKAIRERDRK, from the coding sequence ATGTGGTTTTATAACTTTATGGCTTACTTGGTTAAAGGCTTAATTCGAATTGTCAATGGAAAACCAGAACTTTCCTATCATGAGGACTATGATCCTGACCAACAATATTTAATTGTTGCTCCCCACCGTAGTATACTTGATCCGGTCATTATCGGCATCCATACCTTACCTAAACCGGTTCATTTCTTAGCCAAACAGGAGCTATTTTCATCTGCCTTGGTGAATTGGTGCTTAGACCACTTGGGCGTTATGCCAGTCGATCGAGAAAATCCTAGCATGGCTTCCTTAAAATCGGCAGTAACAGAACTCAAAAAAGGTGAAGATAACGTTGGACTTTTTCCTACTGGATCCCGTTATTCGACAGAAATTAAGGATGGGGCAGCTGTATTAGCAAAAATGGGCAAAGTTAATATTTTACCTGTTGCCTACCAAGGACCGATTCATATTTCTGGACTCTTTTCAAGAAAGAGACAAAATCGGGTAAAGTTCAGAGTGGGAAAACCCATCTATTTGCCTGCTGGTAAGAAATTATCAAAAGAAGAACTCAAGGAAATCGACCAGCAAATTGGGCAGGCTTTTCAAGAAATCGATCGGGAAATTGATCCTAATTATCATTATGACCTTGAAAAAGCTATTCGAGAGCGAGATCGTAAATAA
- a CDS encoding ABC transporter substrate-binding protein: MKKYLRYLAAGLLTCTLAACSNQGKEGSKDKVDVGIIQYMEHDSLQKAKEGFQDTLKEAGYEEGKNLEIEFHNSQGDQSNLQSITQQLKGKKDLILSIATPAAQAMLNTDKETPQLFTAVTDPVGAKLVESKEKPGKNMTGTSNMTPVADVVNLLLKADPSIKTIGILYNSSEMNAQVQYEQAKEYIESKGVKVESMTVTSTNEVQQATKILAEKVDGIYLPTDNTIANTIQTIGKVLMETKTPSVAAFDAAIEGSLCAYGVDYYKLGQQTGNMAVDILKGNKKPADIPVESSKDMVIKVNDEMAAALGMNSEDLKVRLNG, translated from the coding sequence ATGAAAAAATATTTACGTTATCTAGCAGCAGGTCTATTAACCTGTACATTAGCCGCTTGTTCAAACCAAGGCAAGGAAGGTAGTAAAGATAAAGTCGATGTGGGTATCATTCAATATATGGAACACGACTCCCTACAAAAAGCTAAGGAAGGTTTTCAAGATACTTTGAAAGAGGCCGGTTATGAAGAAGGCAAGAATTTAGAGATTGAATTCCATAACTCCCAGGGTGACCAGTCAAACTTGCAAAGCATTACCCAACAATTAAAGGGTAAAAAGGACCTGATTTTAAGTATTGCTACTCCAGCTGCACAAGCCATGCTCAATACTGACAAGGAGACCCCACAATTATTTACGGCAGTGACTGATCCGGTCGGTGCTAAATTAGTTGAAAGTAAGGAAAAACCCGGTAAAAATATGACCGGCACTAGTAACATGACCCCGGTTGCTGATGTTGTTAACTTATTATTAAAAGCTGATCCAAGCATAAAAACGATTGGTATCTTGTATAACTCAAGTGAAATGAACGCGCAAGTTCAATATGAACAAGCCAAGGAATATATCGAATCAAAGGGCGTAAAGGTCGAAAGTATGACAGTGACATCAACTAATGAAGTTCAACAAGCGACTAAAATCTTAGCAGAAAAAGTAGATGGAATTTACCTACCAACCGATAATACCATTGCTAATACCATTCAAACCATTGGTAAAGTCCTAATGGAAACCAAGACACCATCAGTTGCTGCTTTCGATGCCGCTATCGAAGGTTCCCTATGTGCCTATGGGGTAGACTACTATAAATTAGGCCAACAAACTGGAAATATGGCTGTAGATATTTTGAAAGGAAATAAAAAACCAGCAGACATTCCAGTGGAATCTTCTAAGGACATGGTCATTAAGGTAAATGATGAAATGGCTGCTGCCCTGGGAATGAACAGTGAGGATTTGAAGGTTCGTTTAAATGGATAG
- a CDS encoding PTS transporter subunit IIC, with amino-acid sequence MQNLKIKDIFNQVLNGASTGIVIGLIPSAILGALTRSWLSTPGFLADFAGSIQAFQFAVPFLVGLFAALQLNMKGMETAALAGAAFLGSGAARLVDGTWALKGTGDLINTIITVFIAAIFIKLYNNRWQSLNIVVLPLLGGILPGFIGRLILPLVSQLTLLLGQGIAHLTEIQPLIMAILIAIAFAIIIVTPLSSVAIAYAVSISGLAAGAANLGIVAVVFTFLYASSRVNSNGITFSLLFAGPKLFMANYLQNLKMTLPIVINAGVVGLFGYLFNIQGTTESAGFGITGLSGPINAYYFMDGNVVVNILVLCLTYVVVPLAISIITHQTFTRMGIYDESIYVYHAPEH; translated from the coding sequence ATGCAGAATTTAAAAATTAAGGATATCTTTAATCAAGTTTTAAATGGGGCATCAACAGGTATTGTTATCGGTTTGATTCCTAGTGCCATATTAGGCGCATTAACTCGGTCTTGGCTTAGTACGCCAGGCTTTTTGGCTGACTTTGCTGGCTCTATTCAAGCCTTTCAATTTGCCGTACCTTTTTTAGTCGGTCTATTTGCGGCATTGCAGTTAAATATGAAGGGCATGGAAACTGCAGCATTAGCAGGAGCTGCTTTTTTAGGGAGTGGGGCAGCTCGCTTAGTCGATGGGACTTGGGCACTTAAGGGAACGGGAGACTTAATTAACACCATTATCACCGTCTTTATTGCTGCTATTTTTATTAAACTTTATAACAATCGATGGCAAAGTCTCAACATTGTGGTTCTTCCTTTACTGGGAGGAATTTTACCAGGTTTTATTGGTCGTTTAATCCTACCCTTGGTTAGTCAACTGACTTTACTTTTAGGCCAGGGGATTGCTCACCTCACAGAGATTCAACCATTAATTATGGCTATTTTAATCGCTATTGCCTTTGCCATTATTATCGTTACGCCTTTGTCTAGTGTGGCGATTGCTTACGCGGTATCCATTAGTGGTCTAGCGGCTGGGGCAGCTAACTTAGGAATTGTAGCGGTTGTATTTACTTTTCTCTATGCCTCATCGCGGGTTAATAGTAATGGAATTACTTTTTCATTATTATTTGCTGGTCCAAAATTGTTTATGGCCAACTACTTACAAAACCTAAAAATGACCCTACCCATTGTGATTAATGCAGGGGTAGTAGGGCTGTTTGGGTATCTATTTAATATTCAGGGGACTACAGAATCAGCTGGTTTTGGTATCACAGGTTTGTCTGGACCGATCAACGCTTATTATTTTATGGATGGTAATGTCGTGGTTAATATCCTGGTCCTCTGCCTAACCTATGTGGTAGTGCCTTTGGCGATTTCTATTATTACTCATCAGACTTTTACCCGTATGGGGATTTATGATGAAAGTATTTATGTTTACCATGCGCCAGAACACTAA
- the thiW gene encoding energy coupling factor transporter S component ThiW produces MSKKSSPLILVTVAMFVAIGVVISPIFRVEGFAPTAHFVNVVCSVLLGPWYSLLNAILTAIIRMSLFSVPPLALTGQVFGAVLSGILYRLFNGSILACVIGEIIGTGIIGAIASYPVMALLLGKTGITWLFYVPSFLIATIIGGVLAYFFLATLRQTGLLYKMQKRLGVNVYDSSKKKA; encoded by the coding sequence ATGAGTAAAAAATCAAGTCCATTGATTTTAGTAACGGTAGCGATGTTTGTGGCCATTGGGGTGGTAATTTCACCGATTTTTCGAGTCGAGGGCTTTGCTCCTACTGCCCACTTTGTTAATGTGGTTTGTTCGGTCTTATTGGGTCCTTGGTATAGTTTATTAAATGCTATTCTGACTGCAATTATCCGGATGAGTCTTTTTTCGGTGCCTCCGTTAGCGCTCACTGGCCAAGTTTTTGGTGCTGTGCTTTCGGGAATACTATATCGTCTCTTTAATGGCTCTATCCTTGCTTGTGTAATTGGTGAAATTATCGGTACCGGGATTATCGGAGCTATTGCTTCCTATCCAGTAATGGCGCTTCTATTGGGAAAAACAGGAATTACTTGGCTGTTTTATGTTCCTAGTTTTCTAATTGCAACAATTATTGGTGGTGTCTTAGCTTATTTTTTCTTAGCCACCTTGCGGCAAACCGGTTTGCTTTATAAAATGCAAAAACGCCTAGGAGTCAATGTTTATGACTCTTCTAAGAAAAAGGCTTAA
- the hpt gene encoding hypoxanthine phosphoribosyltransferase yields MDNLMEEILIPQAELLKRIEELAKDIAEEYQDKNPLLVCVLKGGMPFMADLMKQMDILLEIDFMDVSSYGDAFESSGEVKIIKDLSVPAKGRHILFVEDIVDTGRTLSYLYKVLKSRQAASIKTVSLLDKPSRRKKDFQADWIGFEIPDKFVVGYGLDYKGQLRNYPNIAVLKEEVYS; encoded by the coding sequence ATGGATAATTTAATGGAAGAAATACTTATTCCCCAAGCGGAATTATTAAAACGTATCGAAGAATTAGCTAAGGACATTGCCGAAGAGTATCAGGATAAGAATCCTTTACTGGTTTGTGTCTTAAAAGGGGGCATGCCCTTTATGGCTGATTTAATGAAACAAATGGATATCCTTCTTGAAATTGACTTTATGGATGTTTCTAGTTACGGTGATGCCTTTGAATCCAGTGGCGAAGTAAAGATAATAAAGGATTTATCGGTCCCTGCAAAAGGGCGTCATATCTTATTTGTTGAAGATATTGTAGATACCGGGAGAACTTTAAGTTATCTGTATAAGGTCTTAAAATCCCGCCAGGCAGCTTCCATAAAAACCGTTTCTTTATTAGATAAACCGAGTCGACGCAAAAAGGACTTTCAGGCTGACTGGATCGGCTTTGAAATTCCGGATAAGTTTGTTGTCGGTTATGGCCTAGACTATAAGGGCCAATTGAGAAACTATCCTAATATTGCTGTTTTAAAAGAAGAAGTCTATTCTTAA
- a CDS encoding AzlC family ABC transporter permease — translation MKEALKFAFPKTIPIMMGYLFLSLSFGLLATSSGIHSWLTILMSLLVYGGSIQFAGINVLLGAYDPFAAFMLAVMVNARHMFYGITMLESYQSLGWKKYYSIFALSDETFSLTASVKVPDHIDKSWVYFLISLLDQLYWIIGTVLGIFLGNFISFSLRGIEFILTALFVSIFVDQWQGSANHRPQILALATGLICLFIFGPNSFLIPAMLIIIAIFFFIFIREEEER, via the coding sequence ATGAAAGAAGCGCTAAAATTTGCCTTTCCCAAAACGATCCCGATTATGATGGGGTATTTATTCTTGTCATTATCCTTTGGTTTATTAGCAACGAGTTCAGGAATTCACTCCTGGTTAACTATTTTAATGAGCCTACTTGTCTATGGGGGCTCGATTCAATTTGCCGGCATAAATGTCTTATTGGGAGCCTATGATCCCTTTGCCGCTTTTATGCTAGCTGTTATGGTGAATGCAAGACACATGTTTTACGGCATTACCATGTTAGAAAGTTATCAGTCCCTAGGTTGGAAAAAATACTATAGTATTTTTGCTTTGTCTGATGAAACCTTTTCACTGACAGCTTCGGTTAAGGTTCCCGATCATATTGACAAGTCTTGGGTCTACTTTTTGATCAGTTTATTAGACCAGCTTTACTGGATTATTGGAACAGTTCTGGGGATTTTCTTAGGGAATTTTATCAGCTTTAGCTTAAGAGGAATTGAGTTTATTTTAACAGCCTTGTTTGTAAGTATTTTTGTCGACCAATGGCAAGGAAGCGCTAACCATAGGCCACAAATCCTTGCCCTAGCTACTGGCTTAATTTGTTTATTTATTTTCGGCCCCAACAGCTTCTTGATTCCTGCAATGTTAATTATTATTGCTATATTCTTTTTTATTTTTATACGTGAGGAGGAAGAAAGATGA
- a CDS encoding branched-chain amino acid transporter permease, translated as MSFNQQLLTVILLALGTALTRFIVFVVFSKNQVPPRFVTYLGKVLPAAAISLLVVYSLQSSTPLAYPYALPELIAILVTILLQAKTQRSLLSIAGGTLSYMFLVQVVFS; from the coding sequence ATGAGCTTTAACCAACAGCTATTAACGGTTATTCTATTGGCTTTGGGAACAGCCTTAACCCGTTTTATTGTCTTTGTGGTTTTTTCGAAAAACCAAGTTCCTCCTCGCTTTGTCACTTATTTGGGTAAAGTCCTTCCTGCCGCTGCTATTAGCCTCTTAGTGGTTTATTCCCTACAATCAAGTACCCCCTTGGCTTATCCTTATGCCCTGCCTGAACTGATTGCTATCCTTGTGACAATCCTGCTTCAGGCTAAGACTCAGCGCTCTTTATTGAGTATTGCTGGCGGGACCCTGTCTTATATGTTCTTAGTTCAAGTGGTTTTCTCGTAA
- a CDS encoding pyridoxal-phosphate-dependent aminotransferase family protein, with protein sequence MALEAAVNSIIQPGDRVLVISNGVYGQGFQDFVNFVQAEVVLYESDWRRGINLNDLKAFLENDHDFQVATFVHCETPTGITNDIHGIGQILNSYNILSIVDSVSAIGGEYINFDQAKVDVLLGGSQKCFSAPVGLASVTLSKRAIEHMENRHSPIPSFYANFQSYLSFDDPHFDFPYTMNEQAIYAMDVAIQQVIDSDFANKHQKWAEATRQLFKEAGFELYAKDHASNTLTSVLLPESVSSLDVMKLVRDEGILITKGDDPQGERLLRIAHMGSNMEVKYFQKMYHALDKAFHHLGIKYQGELEEKFMLSDIAKNY encoded by the coding sequence TTGGCTCTGGAAGCTGCTGTCAATTCTATCATCCAACCAGGAGACCGGGTTTTGGTGATTAGTAACGGGGTTTATGGTCAAGGTTTTCAAGACTTTGTCAACTTTGTTCAGGCAGAGGTAGTGCTCTATGAAAGTGACTGGCGCCGTGGGATTAATTTGAATGACTTAAAAGCCTTTCTAGAAAACGACCACGATTTTCAGGTGGCAACTTTCGTCCATTGTGAAACCCCCACCGGCATCACTAATGATATTCATGGCATCGGTCAAATCTTAAATAGCTATAATATTCTTTCTATAGTCGATTCAGTTTCCGCAATTGGCGGAGAATATATTAACTTTGACCAAGCTAAAGTGGATGTCTTACTAGGTGGTAGTCAAAAATGCTTTTCCGCTCCTGTAGGCTTGGCTAGTGTCACCCTTTCCAAACGTGCCATAGAGCATATGGAAAATCGTCATTCCCCTATCCCTAGCTTTTACGCCAATTTCCAATCTTATCTCAGCTTTGACGATCCGCATTTCGACTTTCCTTATACAATGAATGAACAGGCCATTTATGCCATGGATGTAGCTATTCAACAAGTGATTGACAGTGATTTTGCCAACAAGCATCAAAAATGGGCTGAAGCTACCCGACAATTATTTAAAGAAGCCGGTTTTGAACTATATGCTAAAGACCATGCCTCAAATACATTAACCAGTGTTTTACTCCCTGAATCAGTTTCAAGCCTGGATGTGATGAAATTAGTAAGGGACGAAGGTATTTTAATTACTAAAGGTGATGATCCCCAAGGCGAAAGGCTGCTGCGAATTGCCCATATGGGAAGTAATATGGAAGTCAAATATTTCCAAAAAATGTACCATGCCCTAGACAAAGCCTTTCATCATTTAGGTATAAAATACCAAGGCGAGCTAGAAGAAAAGTTTATGTTAAGTGACATTGCTAAAAATTATTAA
- a CDS encoding enoyl-CoA hydratase/isomerase family protein has product MSVVETKVENKVGKIILRNDPLNILEMEHLQLIEDAVHEMDNNDEVSVIYFTMVMQKEGKIFSAGMDLDEMLATQEEENGIENYCKVSKRNYSCFYCAKKPVIYVYDGIVRGGGCEMSLFADYRIAGEKLNIALPEIGIGIIPGGGGTQTLQRLIGVANAKSLIYTGRPLKAEEAKEVGLVQNVFPSDSLQEEATKIAEKMAKNSPQGLQAAKRAINDGAHLPIDEALAFETEVFIDNFKTEDAAEGIKAFKEKREPNYKNR; this is encoded by the coding sequence ATGTCAGTTGTTGAGACTAAAGTTGAGAATAAAGTGGGGAAAATTATTCTAAGAAATGACCCGTTAAACATCTTGGAAATGGAACACTTACAATTGATTGAAGACGCTGTTCATGAAATGGATAACAACGATGAAGTAAGTGTTATTTACTTCACAATGGTTATGCAAAAAGAAGGAAAAATCTTCTCTGCTGGGATGGATCTCGATGAAATGCTAGCAACTCAAGAGGAAGAAAACGGAATTGAAAATTACTGTAAAGTGTCTAAACGTAACTACTCCTGCTTCTACTGTGCTAAAAAACCCGTAATCTATGTTTATGATGGCATTGTTCGCGGTGGCGGTTGTGAAATGTCACTCTTTGCTGACTATCGGATTGCTGGTGAAAAATTAAATATTGCCTTACCAGAAATCGGCATCGGTATTATCCCAGGTGGGGGCGGTACCCAAACACTTCAACGTTTAATTGGTGTTGCTAATGCGAAATCATTAATTTATACCGGTAGACCATTGAAGGCTGAAGAAGCTAAAGAAGTTGGCTTAGTTCAAAATGTCTTTCCATCTGACAGCCTGCAAGAAGAGGCAACTAAGATTGCTGAAAAAATGGCTAAGAATTCCCCACAAGGTTTACAAGCAGCTAAACGTGCCATTAATGATGGCGCTCACCTACCTATCGATGAAGCTTTAGCCTTTGAAACCGAAGTCTTTATTGATAACTTCAAAACTGAAGATGCTGCTGAAGGGATTAAAGCTTTCAAAGAAAAACGGGAACCTAACTACAAAAATCGTTAG
- a CDS encoding LysR family transcriptional regulator, with protein MSNITPLVLMETIVAEGNITAAAEKLYVSQPYLSKMLSRLEGEYGLEFFTRLPRSVQITYAGERYLDHLRRKHEIDLDMLSEFDMISKNKKGKIKLGINPALGSSILPLIIPPFLDKNPEIKFEFYEEDADTIDSLIENHMIDIAFEMAPMENNAFQHHYVYSDQMYLIVPKNNPLYQEKYGSEITHFPYDIEKLDNLPLVLLPHNFGLRRLVDLFYNRKRLKQNVILETSTVYSAVGLTRKGVGATFVPVTGMSWPTFNDCNVFVFDSDIFKCDYVFSHRQDRSLAPTIVEFIRSSTDILRELSPKFTFSTNKD; from the coding sequence ATGTCTAACATAACACCCTTAGTACTCATGGAAACAATTGTCGCCGAAGGTAATATCACTGCTGCTGCTGAAAAACTCTATGTCTCCCAACCTTATTTAAGTAAAATGTTAAGTCGTTTAGAAGGTGAGTATGGATTAGAATTTTTCACTCGTTTACCGCGTTCGGTTCAAATCACTTATGCCGGTGAACGTTATTTAGACCATTTGCGCAGAAAGCATGAAATCGACCTCGATATGCTAAGTGAATTTGATATGATCTCAAAAAACAAAAAAGGGAAAATTAAACTAGGAATTAATCCGGCCCTAGGTAGTAGTATCTTGCCTTTAATTATTCCACCCTTTCTTGATAAAAATCCCGAAATTAAATTTGAATTTTATGAAGAGGATGCCGATACCATTGATTCTTTAATCGAAAATCACATGATTGATATCGCTTTTGAAATGGCTCCTATGGAAAACAATGCTTTTCAACACCACTATGTCTATAGCGACCAGATGTATTTGATTGTCCCTAAAAATAACCCACTCTACCAAGAGAAATATGGAAGCGAGATCACCCATTTCCCCTACGATATTGAAAAATTAGATAATCTCCCCCTCGTCTTACTTCCCCATAATTTTGGCTTAAGACGCTTAGTGGATTTATTTTATAATCGTAAAAGGCTAAAACAAAATGTCATTTTGGAAACTTCCACTGTCTATTCGGCAGTCGGTTTAACAAGAAAAGGAGTAGGGGCTACCTTTGTACCAGTTACAGGGATGTCTTGGCCAACTTTTAATGACTGTAACGTCTTTGTTTTTGATAGTGATATTTTTAAGTGTGACTATGTATTCTCTCATCGTCAAGATCGTTCTCTAGCACCAACCATCGTTGAATTTATTCGATCATCAACGGATATTCTTCGCGAACTCAGTCCAAAATTTACCTTCTCCACCAATAAAGACTAA